A region from the Candidatus Neomarinimicrobiota bacterium genome encodes:
- a CDS encoding cytochrome c, with product MEGKRLISKGGLASAIALLVTLSLSPFTLTQTVETQDELRQESLPVDPMMGRIVFEEKQCIDCHAIDGFGGEVGPDLGRERFFGSFYNLTARLWNHAPQMTIQADFREKEWPTLTTEEMEQLISYLFYLRYLGEPGNVSEGKELLREKNCLKCHRVGREGASDGIELDRLQEYASPLYVAQVIWNHGPEMQERMAAMGIERPMFGDRDITDISAYLRELSREESRRRQYMSPGNPKAGAAVFKEKGCSHCHATRPDQASEGVSLGDMDLHRSVTDIAGTMWNHGNIMRNAMKSRKVKWPTFQGSEMADLIAYLYFYDYQNVSPGDPKRGGWVFEKKSCATCHAPGQPHAFAGSIFLATPTDLVRTMWNHVPYMHELIVTKDIEWPKLTEEDLRHLYSYLLHLTPGE from the coding sequence ATGGAAGGAAAACGATTAATAAGTAAAGGGGGGCTCGCTTCGGCGATCGCCCTTCTGGTGACACTCTCTCTGTCCCCGTTCACTTTAACCCAGACCGTGGAAACTCAGGACGAGTTGCGTCAGGAGTCACTCCCCGTTGACCCTATGATGGGTCGAATCGTGTTTGAGGAAAAACAGTGTATCGACTGTCACGCCATCGATGGTTTCGGAGGCGAGGTGGGTCCGGATCTGGGTCGGGAACGGTTCTTTGGCAGTTTTTACAACCTGACCGCAAGGCTCTGGAACCATGCCCCGCAAATGACGATCCAGGCCGACTTCAGAGAAAAGGAATGGCCCACTTTGACGACGGAAGAGATGGAGCAATTGATCAGCTATCTGTTCTATCTCCGTTACCTGGGAGAACCGGGAAACGTCTCCGAAGGAAAGGAACTCCTCAGAGAGAAGAACTGCCTTAAATGCCACCGCGTTGGCCGTGAAGGGGCGTCAGACGGCATCGAACTTGATCGGCTTCAGGAGTACGCCTCTCCCCTCTACGTCGCCCAGGTCATCTGGAATCACGGTCCCGAGATGCAGGAGCGGATGGCAGCCATGGGAATTGAGAGGCCAATGTTCGGCGACAGGGACATCACAGACATCAGCGCGTACCTGAGGGAGTTAAGCCGGGAAGAATCGAGAAGAAGGCAATACATGTCCCCAGGAAACCCGAAAGCCGGGGCCGCGGTGTTCAAGGAGAAAGGGTGTTCTCATTGCCACGCCACCCGGCCGGACCAGGCGTCGGAAGGGGTCTCGCTGGGTGATATGGATCTGCACAGGAGCGTAACCGACATTGCCGGGACCATGTGGAATCACGGAAATATCATGCGGAATGCGATGAAGAGCAGAAAGGTGAAATGGCCCACGTTCCAAGGGTCCGAGATGGCAGACTTAATCGCCTACCTCTACTTTTATGATTACCAGAACGTTTCACCAGGCGATCCCAAGAGAGGGGGGTGGGTATTTGAGAAAAAATCGTGTGCGACGTGTCATGCTCCGGGACAGCCCCATGCCTTTGCGGGGAGTATCTTTCTTGCCACGCCAACCGATCTGGTGAGGACCATGTGGAACCATGTGCCCTATATGCACGAACTCATCGTGACGAAGGATATCGAGTGGCCGAAGCTGACAGAAGAAGACCTGCGTCATCTGTACAGCTATCTTCTCCACTTGACTCCGGGGGAATAA